TGGCGAGCATTATCGACGGTGCGGAGTGCTACGACAAAATCTTCGAGACGAACGACAGGGCGACCGGTCGTCACGCCGACGTAGTTGGCGTTGTCGTCGACCTTCCAGCCTTCGCCAGGACCGACGAGCACAATGTCGCCGAGTTCGGGATAGACCAGGATGTATTCCACGCGCTGAAGTCCCGCCATGAAGCGGATGTCTTCCGACTGATTGACCGAGAGGTTCTTGCCCGAGGCTTTCACCGCAGCTTCGAGCTGCTTGAGCGAGACCTTACGCATTTCGGTAGGCTTGTTGAGCTCCGCTGGAATCTTCATCAGATTCTCGCGGTAGTAGTCTCGCAGTCCGATGCGATTGACTTCGACCTGCTTGTTCACAACACCTTCGGGCGAGATGGAGATACCACCGACCGCGTTGTTGTTGTTGTTATTGTTGTTGTGACCAGCCAGGCAGACAGTTGCCAAAGCCAGCACCGCCAGAGCGGAAGCAAAAAGTGGCGAGCGGTAGACATAGCCACCGAATCCGGCCAGCTTCGCGGCACAAAGTCGCAACATAAGCAAACTCCTTGGGTCGAAGCCCGGCATTTCGTTCTACGCAAGTCACTCGCCAGCCTCTAACTCTGTTCCGCGACCAGCCGATGGCGCAGAAGAGGCAAGTGAAATAGAAGAAACGATTGCCCGACCGGGCTTGGAAGATATGTCTATAAAATAACTACACATCCTGTCGGTTGCAAGAAAAACTGCCCTGATCCGTCTGGCTTCTGCCATTATCGCGACTCTTGTGACCGTCCCACCACCCTAGAAGGTGTTTGATCGCTACGATCCGCTCTGGTCAGCACTTGCAGCGGCGGGTCAGGCGGAAGTAAGGTAGGTGATAGCGCGGCGATCCTCCCACCTGATGCGGGGAACGATCTAGCGATTCTTCCGATTCTGCGGCCTTTTGCGAGAAGGTGCGGCAGAACGCTCTTCTCCTCGACATCTCGCAGGAACCTGGCTGGTCGATGCTCGCCTATCTGGTCATTCGCGAAGGATCGAAATGGACCGACGTCTTCCGCCTTGTGCCGGGACGTACGGTGACGGTCGGTCGCGCCTCGACCAATCAGATCGTGGTGAAAGATGACCGGGCCAGTCGCAACCATGTTGAAATCTTCTTAACCCGCGGCCAGTGGACCTTGCGCGACCTCGACAGTCGCAACGGCACGTTCGTGGGTGATAAGCAGATCCGTGGCGACTACGAACTTTCTCCGGGCGAAGTGATTCGCATTGCGTCGTGTCAGCTGGCGTATGTTCACGATTTGTCAAAAGCCTTTCCTGAATCGGGAAGTGCTCCACCCAGCGCGCTGCTGGGAGATGAAACGCATGCTGCGGCGCTGGTGCCTGATACGGGCGAGCTCAACGACAGCGGTACGCTGAGCACGCAAGATGAGCCGACACACATTACGCATCGACGTGGCCAGGCACGCTTGCTGGGACCAGCGGCAACCGACTCGCCGGCGCCCCGTTTGGGGCAAGCAGCAACGCGGCTTTGTCGCTTGGCGTTTGAACTGGCCAGTCAGCCCGACCTGGCGGCGGTGGCCCATCTGGCGCTGAGCGGACTTTTCGAGAGCACTCAAGTCGACGCCGGTGGCGTGTGGCTGCTGCCGCGCGGCAACGCCTCGAACTCGGCCGCTGATCTGTCGCTTGTCGCCTCACGAACCGATCGTTTGCCGAGTTATCATCGGCTCAGCGCGTTTCTGGCAGCGACCGTGCTGCGCGATGGGGAAGCGGTTCTGGCGCGGAACATCGAAGGAGATAGTCAGCTCGCCAGTCGCGACAGTAAAGGTGAATTTCACACGACCAGCGTGCTCTGTGCGCCGATTCGCCTCGAGAAAAAGGTGGTCGGGATGATTCATCTCTATTCCACCGACTCGGCGCGGGTGCCTGATCCCGATGATTTGGAGTTCACGCTGGCGGTGGCCGACAACGTGGCGCTGGCCGTTCGCAACCTGCACAGGCAGCAAGAACTCGCGGAAAATCTGCTGCAAACACGCACCGAAGTACAACAACTGCGCAAGCAACTGGGGGCCGAGAGCGAACTGGTTGGCAGCAGCGAAGTGCTGAGTAGTGTGCAGCGCCAAATTGCCCGCGCGGCACCGAGTCGCGCGACGGTTTTGATACGTGGCGAGAGTGGCGTGGGGAAGGAATTGGTGGCACGCGCGGTGCATTATTCGAGTCCTCGAAAGCGGGGGCCGTTTGTCTGCTTGAACTGCGCGGCCCTTAGCGAATCGCTTCTCGAAAGTGAACTGTTTGGTCACGAAAAAGGGGCCTTCACCGGCGCTACCGATCGGAAGATTGGGAAGTTTGAATCGGCGCATCAGGGAACACTGATGCTCGACGAAATTGGCGAAATGAGCCCCTCGATTCAAGCCAAGTTTTTGCGTGTTCTCGAAGGGCATCCGTTTGAGCGCGTGGGCGGAAGTCAGCCGATCAAAGTGGATGTGCGCGTGATTGCGGCCACCAATCGCGACCTCGAAAAAGCGGTGGCTGAAGGAGCGTTTCGGCGCGACCTCTATTTCCGGCTCAACGTCGTCGAGATTCAGGTGCCGCCTCTTCGCAAACGTCCCGAAGATATCATCGAGCTGGCCCATTTTTTTCTCCAGCGTTTCAATGCCGAAACGGGACGAAAGCTGCGTGGCTTTTCGCCCGCTGCCACCGAACGTTTGCAGCAGTATCGTTGGCCCGGCAATGTGCGTGAACTAAAGAACGTGATTGAGCGCGCAGTGGTGCTTTCGCGCGGCGATGTGGTCGAGCCCGAAGATTTGCATCTCTCGAATCTCGCCACCGCGAGTGAATCGGGGGACAATCCATCCCCCAAAACCTCCTTCGTTCCGATGTCGCTCGACGATATCGAAAAACGCCATATTTTGGCGACGCTCAAAGCGACCAACTGGCACAAGAGCCGCGCTGCTGCGATTTTGGGAGTCGAACGTTCGACGCTCGATCGCAAAATTCGTCGCTACGAACTCAACGAGCCGGGCGGACTTGGGGACGACTAAAGCCCACCGCGAGGACGAGCGCGGTGCGGCGGATCATCACACCGTCATTCACCCATCTAGCGGATAGCAAACAAGAGAACCGCGATCTAACCCGCCAGGGTGGCTGCCCGTTTTCGCACAGCGGTTCGTGCCAGCGGAACCAGCCGCAAGGTTTCGTTTATCGAAACGCTCCGCAAAGTCGTTTCGCTTTTCTTGGGGCTCTAGGCGAATCGACTGAACTGATTCCGCACGGTCGAGCGATAGAAGATCGATGAATCGCCACTGTTCTGCCGGCCGTGGCGTAGGGGAATCTAGGCCCGCACCTTTAGCCGCCGGACTTACTCGATGTCGACCGCCACTGCCGTTTCGCCCACGTCGTTTGCCGATGCGCACCTCAGCCGAGCGGTGATTTCGTCGGTCGAAAATGCGCTCAGCATGTGCGGCGCAAGTGCCCGCTGTGTCGGACTTTCGATCGTACCGGGACGCGACAGTGGAAAAGTCACGGGACTCATCGGCGTACATGGCCGTGTCTCGGGATTCATTACCGTGGCGATGGCCGAACGGGTCGCGATCCACACGGTGGAAGGGCTGCTGCAAGATCGCTACGGAGCACTCACGCCGCAGGTGGTCGATGGAGCAGGGGAGATCACCAACATTATTGTCGGTGGCATCAAAAGCTCACTCGCTGGCACTCCCTGGGCGTTTTCGCAAATCACCGTGCCGTCGGTCATCATTGGTGGCGGCTATCAAATCGCTTACGCCAAGGGACTCGAGTTCCTGTGCGCCACGTTCGAGCATGCCGACGAACATGCCATCATGCTCGAGGACCGCATCTTGCAGGTAAGCATTTCGCTCCTGCGGCTGTAACGCGCCTCAAGACTTCGTGCGATCTGTTGCAGGCGTGTCGTGACGGCGATATTCGGCAGCGAGCTTCGCGGCAGAAGTGCCGAGGCGATAGCGAGCCAGTAGCGACCAGTTCTTCAGCGTGCGACGCACAATACCATCGCGCTCCCACCGCCGGGGACTGATGCGCACAACATGCGGGAGCAAGACGGGCCAACTGATTTGTCGCGCTCGCGTGGAAAGCTCGACATCTTCCATCAGGGGAAGTTCGGCAAAGCCCCCGAGTTCGTCGAAGAAATCACGGCGCATGAACAGCGCTTGATCGCCGTATAGCAGGCCTCGATAACGGGCTCGCAGCGCATTGCCACGTTCGATCAAGCGATAGGCCCAGCGGGGCGAATCGATTCGCTGCCTCAGCCCGCCATGCCGAAAATGGGGCTGATCAAACAGCGTCGCAAGCGGTGGGAGCGAAGGCTCGATCAGCAGTTGGCTGTCGGCATGTAAGAACAGCAGCATCGGTTCGGACGCGAGCTGGGCCCCAGCATTTTGCTGCCGAGCGCGACCGGGACAGGACTCCACGACAAGAGCCCCCAGCGACGAAGCGATGGTGCGAGTTTCGTCGCTGCTGCCACCATCGGCGACAATCACCTCCGACGCACCTGCCTGGTGCGCGGACTCGATAGCAGCACGAATGTGGCCCTGCTCATTGATGGCAGGAATGATGACCGACCAGCGCATGTGGGTTTGAGATCCCCAGGTAACGACCATGAAGCATGTCGCTACCCATCGTAGCCGATCGCGCGGACCGATTTACTGCGAATCAGTTTTCGATGCTACTTCCGTAGCGGGCTGAGCAGCAGGTTCGGTCGACTTTTTGGCGGCTGCCGTCGCGCGAGCCAGCATTCCCTGAACATGCCCCTCGCTCACCGCACCAGTCACCTGCTCGCGGTGCCAGCCATCGGCCGTTTTACTGAACACAATGACCTGAGGAATCGAGTTGCCACGCATCATTTGACGGGCCAGAGCAGCATCGCGATCGGCGTCGATCACGGCGTAGTTCACATCCTTCAGCCGACCACCTTGCTCCATGCCAGCCAGCACGCTGTGTTTCATCGTGCGGCACCCGGGGCACCAGTCGGCACCAATCAGCACCAGCAGAGGCTGGCCATCGGCTTTGGCAGAAGTGAGAGCTTGGTCATAGGGCTGAGCACTGGTGGTGAGCAGTGCCATTTGCAACAAGATACCGGCGGCCAATCCCGTCATCGTCGAGGCTCCTGGTGGGTCGTCGTCCGAGTCGGACGAACGGTAGATTCCTGGTTGGTGTTTCCGTTTGAGGAAGATTCCTGCTCGAGGCTCCCAAAGAGAGGATGGGTAGCCTTGAGGAAGTTGCGAGTATAGGCAAATTATTCTGTTGTGCCAGAATCTTTTTCCCATCATTCCCAAATTTCTTTTTCGACTCGTTATTCCACTCAGAGGCACCCAGAAATGTGCGTTTTTGAGACATCGCACAATGCAGCTCGCCAGTCATGCGAAGATCGAATCAGCAGCAGCTGATGCAGTAGGGTAGCGAGTCAAATCGCAAGGGTATTTGCTCGCAGGTTACTCTCCGGGAACGACCGAAGTGCTTATCCGGTATTCTCTTTGGACGCGCGGCAATCTCCGTTTCCCCGCACTAGGCCCGATCGCATGCGGACGAAGTAACTTGCCAAATTTTCTCGCAAAGATAGCGGTGCGCGCGGGGAAGAATCGCGTTATACTCTTGGCCTGATAGCGATTTACGACCATTTCGGATTAACGTACATCTGGGCCGCTGCGGACCATCGTCGACCGGCAGTTTGGTACCTCTCGGCTTTGCGAGTGATTCATGCGACTGCGTGCTGGCATCGTCGGTCTTGGCGAAACGTGGGAAAACCGCCACCGGCCAGCCTTACGGGCTCTTTCCGACAGGTTTGAAGTCCGTGCGGTTTGCAGCGAAGTCTCGCACCTTGCCGAACAAGCCGCCCGCGAATTCAACGCCACACCGATGGATGGCTTTCGCGCCCTCTGCTGCCGCGACGATCTCGATGTCGTCTTGATCCTGTCGCCCGAATGGTACGGCCCGCTTCCGATCCTCGCCGCTTGCGATAGTGGAAAAAGTGTCTACTGCGGCGCTGCACTCGACATCGACGACCCTCGCGAAGCCTCGCGATTGAAGTCGCGCGTCGAAGATTCCGGCATCGCATTCATGGCCGAATTGCCGCGCCGGCTCGCGCCCGCCACGATTCGCCTCAAAGAGCTAATCGCCACACGTCTGGGCAAGCCCAAGCTGCTGTTTTGCCATCGCCGCTCTACGGTCGAACCGGCTGGCACCACGCGCAAACGACCCTCGCGACTCTGCCCCACGATGCAGCGAGAAATGATCGAGCAGGTCGATTGGTGCCGCTATGTGGCTGGCATGGAACCAACTTCAGTCATCGGCATCTCGCATTGCTCGTCGCTGGTTGCCGATGGCGACGACTACCAAATGATGAGCCTCGATTTCAGCCCGGGTGGAAAGATTGGCGAAGGCCCCACCGCCCAAATCAGTTGCGGCCGCTACATGCCTGGCAATTGGCCCGAAGCAGTGGCGTTTCGACCACCAGCCGCTCTGCAAGTCTGCTGTGAGCGGGGAGTCGCGTTCATCGATCTCCCCTCATCCCTCACCTGGTTCGATGAAGCTGGTCGGCACATGGAATCACTCGAGAGCGAGCGACCCGTTGGCGAGCGGATGTTGATGCACTTCTACCGAGCTGTGACGAGCCTGTTGCGAAAAACCAACGACCTCGAAGATGCTTATCGCGCCTTGTCGA
This window of the Pirellula staleyi DSM 6068 genome carries:
- a CDS encoding sigma-54-dependent Fis family transcriptional regulator; translated protein: MLAYLVIREGSKWTDVFRLVPGRTVTVGRASTNQIVVKDDRASRNHVEIFLTRGQWTLRDLDSRNGTFVGDKQIRGDYELSPGEVIRIASCQLAYVHDLSKAFPESGSAPPSALLGDETHAAALVPDTGELNDSGTLSTQDEPTHITHRRGQARLLGPAATDSPAPRLGQAATRLCRLAFELASQPDLAAVAHLALSGLFESTQVDAGGVWLLPRGNASNSAADLSLVASRTDRLPSYHRLSAFLAATVLRDGEAVLARNIEGDSQLASRDSKGEFHTTSVLCAPIRLEKKVVGMIHLYSTDSARVPDPDDLEFTLAVADNVALAVRNLHRQQELAENLLQTRTEVQQLRKQLGAESELVGSSEVLSSVQRQIARAAPSRATVLIRGESGVGKELVARAVHYSSPRKRGPFVCLNCAALSESLLESELFGHEKGAFTGATDRKIGKFESAHQGTLMLDEIGEMSPSIQAKFLRVLEGHPFERVGGSQPIKVDVRVIAATNRDLEKAVAEGAFRRDLYFRLNVVEIQVPPLRKRPEDIIELAHFFLQRFNAETGRKLRGFSPAATERLQQYRWPGNVRELKNVIERAVVLSRGDVVEPEDLHLSNLATASESGDNPSPKTSFVPMSLDDIEKRHILATLKATNWHKSRAAAILGVERSTLDRKIRRYELNEPGGLGDD
- a CDS encoding chemotaxis protein CheX, whose product is MSTATAVSPTSFADAHLSRAVISSVENALSMCGASARCVGLSIVPGRDSGKVTGLIGVHGRVSGFITVAMAERVAIHTVEGLLQDRYGALTPQVVDGAGEITNIIVGGIKSSLAGTPWAFSQITVPSVIIGGGYQIAYAKGLEFLCATFEHADEHAIMLEDRILQVSISLLRL
- a CDS encoding TIGR04283 family arsenosugar biosynthesis glycosyltransferase, whose amino-acid sequence is MRWSVIIPAINEQGHIRAAIESAHQAGASEVIVADGGSSDETRTIASSLGALVVESCPGRARQQNAGAQLASEPMLLFLHADSQLLIEPSLPPLATLFDQPHFRHGGLRQRIDSPRWAYRLIERGNALRARYRGLLYGDQALFMRRDFFDELGGFAELPLMEDVELSTRARQISWPVLLPHVVRISPRRWERDGIVRRTLKNWSLLARYRLGTSAAKLAAEYRRHDTPATDRTKS
- a CDS encoding thioredoxin family protein; protein product: MTGLAAGILLQMALLTTSAQPYDQALTSAKADGQPLLVLIGADWCPGCRTMKHSVLAGMEQGGRLKDVNYAVIDADRDAALARQMMRGNSIPQVIVFSKTADGWHREQVTGAVSEGHVQGMLARATAAAKKSTEPAAQPATEVASKTDSQ
- a CDS encoding Gfo/Idh/MocA family oxidoreductase, whose amino-acid sequence is MRLRAGIVGLGETWENRHRPALRALSDRFEVRAVCSEVSHLAEQAAREFNATPMDGFRALCCRDDLDVVLILSPEWYGPLPILAACDSGKSVYCGAALDIDDPREASRLKSRVEDSGIAFMAELPRRLAPATIRLKELIATRLGKPKLLFCHRRSTVEPAGTTRKRPSRLCPTMQREMIEQVDWCRYVAGMEPTSVIGISHCSSLVADGDDYQMMSLDFSPGGKIGEGPTAQISCGRYMPGNWPEAVAFRPPAALQVCCERGVAFIDLPSSLTWFDEAGRHMESLESERPVGERMLMHFYRAVTSLLRKTNDLEDAYRALSIVISARESCQSGQRIFLPGDEASS